Proteins from one Leptospira fletcheri genomic window:
- a CDS encoding acyl transferase, with protein sequence MNAMDFLIKNREGRKLIAWQDSLPEPTNPPVLICGGFSRRMSTLSALACYLLKNGANVYRFDYLDHVGLSEGEILDFTIASMEKSLESVLPWVSALEGETKINLLAISLGAVPAVFQAVKNPNIAALGCLVGVVHARSTFERVFGTDYYSWEFDRLPDTIVFEGHKLNPRGLWQENLKTGVADFPAMKDALSKLSVPVMNLVASEDQWLTLEEVNEAFSVPGGGGREIVDLPYGGHELARNPLALRLAMKHMIAGFFYDGDISRVSDPSFEEIADFRVADRNRSRGKELHLFDLSRNEKESFAFGKS encoded by the coding sequence ATGAATGCGATGGATTTTTTGATCAAAAATAGGGAAGGGCGGAAGCTAATCGCCTGGCAGGATTCCCTCCCCGAGCCGACAAACCCTCCGGTCCTCATTTGCGGCGGGTTTTCCAGAAGGATGAGTACTCTCAGCGCCTTGGCCTGCTATCTCCTGAAAAACGGAGCGAACGTATATAGATTCGATTATCTGGATCATGTGGGTTTGAGCGAAGGGGAGATTCTGGATTTTACCATTGCGAGTATGGAAAAAAGTTTGGAAAGTGTTCTCCCTTGGGTCTCTGCGCTGGAAGGGGAAACGAAAATCAATCTCCTTGCGATCAGTTTAGGCGCCGTGCCTGCCGTTTTTCAGGCGGTCAAAAATCCGAATATCGCGGCTTTGGGCTGTCTTGTCGGAGTCGTCCATGCAAGAAGTACTTTTGAGAGAGTCTTCGGGACCGATTATTATTCCTGGGAATTCGATCGATTGCCTGATACGATCGTCTTCGAAGGACACAAATTAAATCCACGCGGACTCTGGCAGGAAAATCTAAAGACCGGAGTGGCCGATTTTCCCGCCATGAAAGACGCGTTGTCTAAACTCTCCGTTCCCGTAATGAATCTGGTAGCTTCGGAAGACCAATGGCTTACGTTGGAAGAAGTGAACGAGGCCTTCTCCGTTCCGGGAGGAGGGGGAAGGGAAATCGTGGATCTTCCGTACGGCGGACACGAACTGGCCCGAAATCCTTTAGCACTTCGCTTAGCAATGAAGCATATGATCGCCGGATTTTTTTACGACGGGGATATCAGCCGCGTTTCGGATCCTAGTTTCGAAGAAATCGCCGACTTTCGGGTCGCGGACAGGAATCGTTCTCGCGGAAAGGAACTCCACCTTTTCGATCTGAGCCGGAACGAAAAGGAATCCTTTGCCTTCGGTAAGAGCTGA